From uncultured Desulfobacter sp.:
CTGTTTTTAACAATTTCTGCATTGGAAAATAACACCCATGGGCCGGCCTGGTATATAAACACCTTGGCTCAGCCTACAACGAAAGTTATAAAATCTATATAGATTACAAAACTTTCATATAAAAAAAGGTATACGAATGGATTTAGATAAACATTTTGTAAAATATGAAGCGGTTGTCAACATGGTGGACCAGGTCTTTGACCGGGTTAAAAAAGAATTCCCTAAAGAGGTCTTCTGCAGGGAAAAATGCTCGGATTGCTGCTATGCCATTTTTGATCTGACCCTGATTGAGGCGCTTTACCTGAACCACAAATTTAATGAAAATTTTTCAGGCAGAGAAAAAGCCGATCTCATTGCCATTGCCGATAAAACAGACCGGATTTTGGCCAAAATGAAACGTGATGCCTACAAAAAAGTCAAGGAAGGGGCTGACCAGCTTGAAATTGTGGGAAAAATGTCCCAGGAAAGGGTCCGATGTCCCCTTCTGGGTGAAAACAATCTGTGCTTGATGTACGAGTTCCGGCCCATTACCTGCAGAGTATACGGAATCCCCACCTCCACGGCAGGGGCCTCCCACATCTGTGGCCGGACCAATTTTGTTCAGGGTAAGGCCTACCCCACCCTGAACATGGATAAAATATACACCCAGCTCCAGCTGTTGTCTGCGGAACTGATAAAAGATATTAAGTCGTCCAACATCCGGATGCATGAATTGCTGATCCCTGTATCCATGGCGATGGTAACCCTGTTTAACGATGAATTTCTTGGAGTGAAAAAAGATGGGTGAAACACACTTCTCCCCTGGGGAAATTGAAGAAAGAAAAAAGGCCATTTTCGATGCCATGGGAAAACGGGGCCAGCGGCAGATTATGAAAACGGGGTATGACAAATGGGACCCGTTCCAGGAGCCCAAAGACCCCATTGACATCCGCAAGGATAAAACCAAACGAACCTCCCAGGAACTGATCCGGGAGTTTCTCACAGCCATTGATGCGGATGAATATTCCAACAGTTATGCCCAGGGCGCCCTTGAAATGTGCCTTGGCATCATAAATGACGAAGAAAAAATCAAAGGCATGTTTGATTTTGCCCAATGGTATACTACATTGCTTAAAAAAGAGGGACATGATTCCCTTTGACCGAAACCGAGCCCTGGATATTCTTCATAATGCCGAGGTACGCCTGACCGCCAGGGCTTATATCCGTGAAATCAGCCGGGATTTTTCCCTGACACCTTTCCAGGCAAAAAAAGTGGTTACATCCCTTGTTCAGAGCCAGGATGTGGCCTACCAGGATCTGTATGGATCCACTTATGTCATGGAAGGCTTTTCAAAACCGGTCCGGATCACGGACCGAATTTTTATTCTGCCCCCTGATGTTGCAAGCATTGCGGGCTCCAATGACATAGATATCCGAATAAGCGTCGGCATCTCCTTCGGCACCGGCCACCACCCCACCACCCGGCTTTGCCTGGAAGCCCTGGACAATCTTTTTTTCTCAACAGGGCAGTCAGACCATCTTCAAGGCGGTAAAGCTGGGGATATCGGCACGGGTTCCGGGGTTCTTGCCATAGCTGCCTGCCTTGCAGGCATGTCCCGGTGCATGGCCTGGGAAACTGATGCCAATGCGGTTAGCGAGGCCCAGCGGAATGTTGCAGCCAATGGCCTTGAAAACAGAATAAACGTTATCCACGACATCATGACGGTTCAGGATTTAAGACTTTCTCTTGTCATGGCTAACTTAAGATTTCCCACCCTTAAGCAGATTGCACCAGACATTTTTTCAATCCTCGTACCCGGTGGAAACCTTATTCTTTCAGGAGTCAGGGCCTGGGAAATGGATAATCTGAAAACCCATTACAGCGCCATGGGTTTTTCCATAGACTGGGAACGGGAAGAAAAGCAATGGGGAGCCTTAACACTGACAAAAAAGCCATAGGGGAACGTATGCGACGTACCATTCAACTTCTTATAACCGTACTTCTGGTTTTAAGCGTATCCCAGGCTAGGTGTGATGTGTATAGCTGGATCGATGAAAACGGGATCAGGCACTTTTCCAATGTCGGTTTGCCTTATGGAAAAAAGGCGGCACAAACTCCCGAAGCTGTCAGTGCCGCCATAAATCAATCTAATTTTAAGGTCACAAAAGTATTTGACGGCGATACCGTGCAGGTTCAGGGACAGGATCTTGACTTTCGTATCCGCATGGTTGCCATTGACGCCCCGGAAACCGGTGGATCAAAAAAGAAGGGGCAGCCCTATTCCCAAAAGGCAAAAAAGGTTTTACAACAGCTCCTTCAGGGAAAAAAAGTTCGGTTGAAACAGTACGGAACCGGCGGGTACAACCGGATTTTGGCGGAAATTTTTTCCCAAGGCCGCAACATTAATTTGACCATGATTCGCCAGGGGCTTGCCGAAGTCTACCGGGGCAGATTGCCTAAAAATCTTGATCCCGGCCCTTACAAGAAGGCCCAGGCTGATGCCAAGCGCAGACGAACGGGCATGTGGTCCCAAGGGAAAGCTTATAAGAGCCCCAAAACATGGCGGAAAGAAAATCCCAGGTAGTGTCTGAACGAATTTACATCCGGATATAATGAAAAAAATCAAAGTCCGGGTTACGAAAGGTTCACCCTGAGTTACAAAAATTGCACCCGTTTTTTTATTACCGACTCAATTGAGGACCATGGCATGTCCTAACGTTCTGCCTGAATCAATGATTTTGACGTTTCATCCCTATGTACCTTTAACAGTCCCGGCATAACGGTATTACGACCGTTGAATTTTGCTTTGTAAAGCAT
This genomic window contains:
- a CDS encoding 50S ribosomal protein L11 methyltransferase gives rise to the protein MIPFDRNRALDILHNAEVRLTARAYIREISRDFSLTPFQAKKVVTSLVQSQDVAYQDLYGSTYVMEGFSKPVRITDRIFILPPDVASIAGSNDIDIRISVGISFGTGHHPTTRLCLEALDNLFFSTGQSDHLQGGKAGDIGTGSGVLAIAACLAGMSRCMAWETDANAVSEAQRNVAANGLENRINVIHDIMTVQDLRLSLVMANLRFPTLKQIAPDIFSILVPGGNLILSGVRAWEMDNLKTHYSAMGFSIDWEREEKQWGALTLTKKP
- a CDS encoding YkgJ family cysteine cluster protein: MDLDKHFVKYEAVVNMVDQVFDRVKKEFPKEVFCREKCSDCCYAIFDLTLIEALYLNHKFNENFSGREKADLIAIADKTDRILAKMKRDAYKKVKEGADQLEIVGKMSQERVRCPLLGENNLCLMYEFRPITCRVYGIPTSTAGASHICGRTNFVQGKAYPTLNMDKIYTQLQLLSAELIKDIKSSNIRMHELLIPVSMAMVTLFNDEFLGVKKDG
- a CDS encoding thermonuclease family protein; translation: MRRTIQLLITVLLVLSVSQARCDVYSWIDENGIRHFSNVGLPYGKKAAQTPEAVSAAINQSNFKVTKVFDGDTVQVQGQDLDFRIRMVAIDAPETGGSKKKGQPYSQKAKKVLQQLLQGKKVRLKQYGTGGYNRILAEIFSQGRNINLTMIRQGLAEVYRGRLPKNLDPGPYKKAQADAKRRRTGMWSQGKAYKSPKTWRKENPR